The following coding sequences lie in one Anguilla rostrata isolate EN2019 chromosome 8, ASM1855537v3, whole genome shotgun sequence genomic window:
- the LOC135261944 gene encoding apolipoprotein A-IV-like, with translation MKVFVVLAFAIFTGCHADALFTDQSKTALELVTNAFWDYVSEATRIAEDTLKIIRESELGKEVNAQITEGSDGTAEYRETLRKVTPLTTELLDKITQEAEQLKARLETDVSKVRVQLEPYAEELRTSIQQQMEQLKRDIDPVIESLEPEALKATLLQKSEELKGSLEQSVKVMHSQLDPHTVELTAKVDKHLEELRSGVVPLVESFQTQLSQSSQKLQQDLAAYGEELQTKMEAFGQDLKAQATAFWENLTKNF, from the exons ATGAAGGTGTTTGTGGTACTTGCATTCGCAATATTCACTG GGTGCCATGCCGACGCTCTGTTCACGGACCAATCAAAGACGGCGCTGGAGCTGGTgacaaatgcattctgggactaCGTTTCCGAGGCGACGCGGATCGCCGAAGACACTCTGAAGATCATCAGAGAGTCTGAACTGGGCAAGGAAGTCAA TGCTCAGATCACAGAGGGCTCGGACGGCACCGCCGAATACAGAGAAACTCTGCGCAAGGTTACCCCTCTGACCACGGAGCTGCTGGACAAGATTACCCAGGAGGCCGAGCAGCTGAAGGCTCGTCTGGAGACGGACGTGAGCAAAGTGAGGGTCCAGCTGGAGCCCTACGCCGAGGAGCTGAGGACCAGCATTCAGCAGCAGATGGAGCAGCTGAAGAGGGATATAGACCCCGTCATAGAGTCCCTGGAGCCCGAGGCCCTGAAGGCCACCCTGCTCCAGAAGAGCGAGGAGCTGAAGGGGAGCCTGGAGCAGAGCGTGAAGGTGATGCACTCCCAGCTGGACCCCCACACTGTGGAACTCACTGCTAAAGTGGACAAGCACCTGGAGGAGCTCAGGAGTGGTGTGGTTCCCCTGGTCGAGAGCTTCCAGACCCAGCTGTCCCAGTCATCTCAGAAACTTCAACAGGACCTGGCCGCCTATGGTGAGGAACTACAAACCAAGATGGAGGCCTTCGGTCAGGACCTGAAGGCCCAGGcaactgcattctgggagaacCTCACAAAGAACTTCTAG